The Mycobacterium paragordonae genome includes a region encoding these proteins:
- a CDS encoding type II toxin-antitoxin system Phd/YefM family antitoxin: MNTVTVRDLRNNGGEVLRRVEHGERIVVTRDGAPVAELRPLPRSSASPTELIRRRKNLPRVNPDYLRRDIDNLIDPSL, translated from the coding sequence CGATTTGCGCAATAACGGGGGGGAAGTACTCCGCCGCGTTGAGCACGGCGAGCGGATCGTGGTGACACGGGATGGTGCGCCGGTGGCCGAGTTGCGTCCCTTGCCCCGTTCCAGCGCCAGCCCGACCGAACTGATTCGTCGCCGGAAGAATCTTCCGCGAGTGAACCCGGATTACCTACGTCGCGACATCGACAACCTGATTGATCCGTCCCTATGA